In Janibacter alkaliphilus, the following proteins share a genomic window:
- a CDS encoding serine/threonine-protein kinase: protein MSTAIPPDLDGLDHVQPLGSGGYADVFLYEQQMPRMKVAVKVLKADGLTPGIKRQFIDEANTMAQLADHPYIVQVFRSGTSDDGRPYLVMKYYPPPNLAQRARAERFSVEEVLRTGIHLASAVETAHRAGVIHRDIKPANVLVSQYGTPGLTDFGIAGRGGVLEDLDDDVGVSVPWAPPEVLFGQSNGDARADVYSLAATLWQLLVGRSPFEVPGGDNTTYALMPRIRSNPPPSTGRADVPAGMERLLAQAMAKNPLARPATALELARSLQQIEQEARFARTAIVVLDEQGHSGDVGGPPVSSQERTRLRTSPAPAAGAPTGAPPVAGPPAGGSAAPPPPTPTPPPVAGSQPAARAGTAMGSSATPPPPPLSQPVIAGQLSGGRSIAQAPPTRIADGVADLPGSFAQGTATTTRSGTSTGSTGTDGAAPPGPGGERPSGKDPQEPRPKGIQVGLLPFVLTVVGVLLVVALIVAAVWWTGRDDGETVTTSTSGDPGQAGLGGRPEVEVQPTSEGGDPRMSITVSYESLQEDDVVRLRAGEDEQSLEGGGTDWPLAAGETETYEVVSPGARRCYVARVERGDQRTAWSAPRCETAVTG from the coding sequence GTGAGCACCGCCATCCCGCCCGACCTCGACGGCCTGGACCACGTCCAGCCGCTCGGCTCCGGAGGCTACGCCGACGTCTTCCTCTACGAGCAGCAGATGCCGCGGATGAAGGTGGCGGTCAAGGTGCTCAAGGCGGACGGCCTGACCCCGGGGATCAAGCGGCAGTTCATCGACGAGGCCAACACCATGGCCCAGCTGGCCGACCACCCCTACATCGTCCAGGTCTTCCGCTCCGGCACCAGCGACGACGGCCGCCCCTACCTGGTCATGAAGTACTACCCGCCGCCGAACCTGGCGCAGCGGGCCCGGGCCGAGCGGTTCTCCGTCGAAGAGGTGCTGCGCACCGGCATCCACCTGGCCAGCGCGGTGGAGACCGCGCACCGGGCCGGGGTGATCCACCGCGACATCAAGCCGGCCAACGTGCTGGTCAGCCAGTACGGCACCCCGGGGCTGACCGACTTCGGCATCGCCGGCCGTGGCGGTGTCCTCGAGGACCTCGACGACGACGTCGGGGTCTCGGTGCCCTGGGCCCCGCCGGAGGTGCTCTTCGGCCAGAGCAACGGTGACGCCCGCGCCGACGTGTACTCGCTCGCGGCCACCCTCTGGCAGCTGCTCGTCGGGCGCTCCCCCTTCGAGGTGCCCGGCGGGGACAACACCACCTACGCGCTGATGCCGCGGATCCGCTCCAACCCGCCGCCCAGCACCGGCCGGGCCGACGTCCCCGCGGGGATGGAGCGGCTGCTCGCGCAGGCGATGGCCAAGAACCCGCTGGCCCGCCCGGCGACCGCGCTCGAGCTCGCTCGCAGCCTGCAGCAGATCGAGCAGGAGGCCCGCTTCGCCCGCACCGCGATCGTCGTGCTCGACGAGCAGGGGCACTCCGGCGACGTCGGGGGTCCGCCGGTCTCCTCCCAGGAGCGGACCCGGCTGCGGACCAGCCCTGCGCCCGCTGCCGGCGCGCCCACCGGTGCCCCGCCGGTCGCCGGCCCTCCCGCCGGCGGGTCCGCGGCTCCGCCGCCCCCGACCCCGACGCCACCACCGGTGGCCGGGTCCCAGCCCGCAGCGCGCGCCGGGACCGCCATGGGCAGCTCGGCCACCCCGCCCCCGCCACCGCTGAGCCAGCCGGTCATCGCCGGCCAGCTCAGCGGCGGCCGCTCGATCGCCCAGGCGCCACCGACCCGGATCGCCGACGGGGTCGCCGACCTGCCGGGCTCCTTCGCCCAGGGCACGGCCACCACCACCCGCAGCGGCACCAGCACCGGGTCCACCGGGACCGACGGCGCCGCACCCCCCGGACCCGGGGGAGAGCGTCCGAGCGGCAAGGACCCCCAGGAGCCCCGGCCGAAGGGGATCCAGGTCGGCCTGCTCCCCTTCGTCCTCACCGTCGTCGGTGTCCTGCTCGTGGTCGCGCTGATCGTCGCGGCCGTGTGGTGGACCGGGCGGGACGACGGCGAGACGGTGACCACCAGCACCAGCGGGGATCCCGGCCAGGCCGGTCTCGGCGGACGGCCGGAGGTCGAGGTGCAGCCCACCAGCGAAGGAGGCGACCCGAGGATGAGCATCACGGTCAGCTACGAGTCCCTGCAGGAGGACGACGTCGTCCGGCTGCGGGCCGGCGAGGACGAGCAGTCCCTCGAGGGCGGCGGGACGGACTGGCCGCTGGCGGCCGGCGAGACCGAGACCTACGAGGTGGTCAGCCCGGGCGCCCGGCGCTGCTACGTCGCCCGGGTCGAGCGCGGCGACCAGCGCACCGCCTGGTCGGCGCCGCGCTGCGAGACGGCGGTGACCGGATGA
- a CDS encoding FHA domain-containing protein: MQTSEPGPGWVEVAAGDLLLLVRGDDALRERVQGALAAQPGEDPADVVVDELTSAGVRRAPDFALVDRAGARVLVRGRAMAVVTGADGVEREVLAPARAPWSDEDLPAEASVRLADRDEPGEAEGETPTGDEPADTESGDPVPTDAPMSDAAPSDMESAEPTPSEPTPSEPTPSEPAPAASGWAMPSVFGGARPALTVVPDEGERRGSSVAPAPEPAPDAPTPDGTASPEVASPEVAAPSADPGPADPAATTGSGPDETAADPGTPDQADEEDDELPSFDFLFGNTSHHRSSLQPEEPEIDSGPVASAGGFQAPEPSSNATLAPPSEEDALAEEPAAPSGSPSEPAAEPAGLPPMPSAGGEPEQPAPHEPAPSDAGMSAPAPAAPVPGDAVSAEPVPSSQSGTSPAFDADGHLVGARVGAPASPPAERPAEPGAPADGLIAAVPWGQGAPAPEPAAPGGQDEPGQPAPAAGEAGGHPAPGPHPGHGRGTGLPTFGDPAPAPDQPGATPDQPGAAPDQPSAPAEAPVVLAVRCPSGHLSAPHATRCRVCQQELPEQEPEQTPRPALGLLRLSTGDVVELDRGVLLGRAPKAADEITGLPPHLVRVASPDNEISRNHAEIILDGWHVLVRDLGSTNGTTVALPGSSPVRVRPGDQQTIEPGTTITLADQVSMVLEVTG, translated from the coding sequence ATGCAGACGAGCGAGCCGGGCCCGGGATGGGTCGAGGTCGCGGCCGGCGACCTGCTGCTGCTGGTCCGCGGCGACGACGCCCTGCGCGAGCGGGTGCAGGGTGCGCTCGCCGCGCAGCCCGGTGAGGACCCGGCCGACGTGGTCGTCGACGAGCTGACCTCCGCCGGGGTCCGCCGCGCACCCGACTTCGCCCTCGTCGACCGGGCCGGTGCCCGGGTGCTCGTCCGCGGCCGGGCGATGGCCGTGGTGACCGGCGCCGACGGCGTCGAGCGCGAGGTGCTCGCCCCGGCGCGGGCACCGTGGAGCGACGAGGACCTGCCCGCCGAGGCGTCGGTGCGGCTGGCTGACCGGGACGAGCCGGGCGAGGCGGAAGGGGAGACCCCGACCGGGGACGAGCCCGCCGACACGGAGTCCGGCGACCCTGTACCCACCGACGCGCCCATGTCCGACGCTGCGCCGTCCGACATGGAGTCCGCCGAGCCCACGCCGTCCGAGCCCACGCCGTCCGAGCCCACGCCGTCCGAGCCGGCCCCGGCCGCCTCGGGCTGGGCGATGCCCTCGGTCTTCGGCGGGGCCCGGCCGGCCCTGACGGTCGTGCCGGACGAGGGGGAGCGCCGCGGCTCGAGCGTGGCCCCGGCGCCTGAGCCCGCCCCCGACGCCCCGACCCCGGACGGCACCGCATCCCCCGAGGTCGCCTCCCCCGAGGTGGCGGCGCCCAGCGCCGACCCTGGCCCTGCCGACCCGGCTGCCACGACCGGCTCCGGTCCGGACGAGACCGCCGCCGACCCGGGCACCCCGGACCAGGCCGACGAGGAGGACGACGAGCTGCCCAGCTTCGACTTCCTCTTCGGCAACACCAGCCACCACCGCAGCTCGCTGCAGCCCGAGGAGCCGGAGATCGACTCCGGACCGGTGGCCTCGGCCGGCGGCTTCCAGGCGCCCGAGCCCAGCTCGAACGCGACGCTCGCCCCGCCCTCGGAGGAGGACGCGCTCGCCGAGGAGCCGGCGGCGCCCAGCGGGTCGCCGAGCGAGCCCGCCGCTGAGCCGGCCGGGCTGCCGCCGATGCCCAGTGCTGGCGGCGAGCCCGAGCAGCCGGCCCCGCACGAGCCGGCCCCGTCCGACGCCGGGATGTCCGCCCCGGCGCCCGCCGCCCCCGTGCCGGGCGACGCGGTGTCCGCCGAGCCCGTGCCGTCGAGCCAGTCCGGCACCTCCCCGGCCTTTGACGCCGACGGTCACCTCGTCGGCGCCCGAGTCGGCGCCCCGGCCAGCCCCCCGGCCGAGCGCCCGGCGGAGCCCGGTGCGCCGGCGGACGGTCTCATCGCCGCCGTGCCATGGGGCCAGGGCGCGCCGGCACCGGAGCCCGCGGCCCCGGGCGGCCAGGACGAGCCTGGGCAGCCCGCACCGGCAGCCGGCGAGGCTGGAGGACATCCCGCCCCCGGGCCTCACCCGGGCCACGGCCGCGGGACGGGTCTGCCCACCTTCGGGGATCCGGCTCCGGCCCCCGACCAGCCGGGTGCGACGCCGGACCAGCCCGGTGCGGCACCCGACCAGCCATCTGCGCCGGCCGAGGCCCCCGTGGTGCTCGCCGTCCGCTGCCCGTCCGGGCACCTCAGCGCGCCGCACGCCACCCGCTGCCGGGTCTGCCAGCAGGAGCTGCCCGAGCAGGAGCCGGAGCAGACGCCCCGGCCGGCCCTGGGCCTGCTGCGCCTGTCCACCGGCGACGTCGTCGAGCTCGACCGCGGGGTGCTGCTGGGCCGAGCCCCCAAGGCCGCCGACGAGATCACCGGCCTGCCGCCGCACCTGGTGCGGGTGGCCAGCCCGGACAACGAGATCTCCCGGAACCACGCCGAGATCATCCTCGACGGCTGGCACGTGCTGGTCCGCGACCTCGGCTCGACCAACGGCACCACCGTGGCGCTGCCCGGCTCCAGCCCGGTGCGGGTCCGCCCGGGCGACCAGCAGACGATCGAGCCCGGCACGACGATCACCCTGGCCGACCAGGTCTCCATGGTGCTGGAGGTCACGGGATGA
- a CDS encoding PP2C family serine/threonine-protein phosphatase, translating into MTDDPALPDARTPAPRLKVGAATDVGRVREHNEDAAIAEGVVFAVADGMGGHAAGEVASGIAVDTLREIAGRAPLSVEDLEQQLDAANRRILGAVHEQPERRGMGTTVTGVALVSVGGTDHWAVFNVGDSRVYRWLDGTLSQVTVDHSEVQEMISAGVITPDEARTHPLRNVVTRSLGTDAQHQPDVWVIPPYPGERFVICSDGLTNELDDRDLRELLQEHPDAQQAAEQLVREAVVAGGRDNVTVVVVNLEGEPPEDTVTSPREADERTAPRDVEEK; encoded by the coding sequence GTGACGGACGATCCCGCGCTGCCCGACGCCCGGACGCCCGCGCCCCGCCTGAAGGTGGGCGCGGCCACCGACGTCGGCCGGGTCCGTGAGCACAACGAGGACGCGGCGATCGCCGAAGGGGTGGTCTTCGCCGTCGCCGACGGCATGGGCGGGCACGCCGCCGGGGAGGTGGCCAGCGGCATCGCCGTTGACACCCTGCGCGAGATCGCCGGTCGCGCCCCGCTGAGCGTCGAGGACCTCGAGCAGCAGCTGGACGCCGCCAACCGGCGGATCCTCGGCGCGGTCCACGAGCAGCCGGAGCGCCGGGGCATGGGCACCACCGTCACCGGGGTGGCCCTGGTCAGCGTCGGCGGCACCGACCACTGGGCGGTCTTCAACGTCGGCGACTCCCGGGTCTACCGCTGGCTGGACGGCACGCTGAGCCAGGTCACCGTCGACCACTCCGAGGTGCAGGAGATGATCTCGGCCGGGGTGATCACCCCGGACGAGGCCCGCACCCACCCGCTGCGCAACGTCGTCACCCGCTCGCTGGGCACCGACGCGCAGCACCAGCCCGACGTGTGGGTGATCCCGCCCTACCCCGGGGAGCGTTTCGTCATCTGCTCCGACGGGCTGACCAACGAGCTCGACGACCGCGACCTGCGCGAGCTGCTGCAGGAGCACCCCGACGCGCAGCAGGCCGCCGAGCAGCTGGTGCGCGAGGCCGTCGTCGCCGGGGGCCGGGACAACGTCACCGTCGTCGTGGTCAACCTCGAGGGCGAGCCGCCCGAGGACACGGTCACCAGCCCGCGCGAGGCTGACGAGCGCACCGCCCCACGAGACGTCGAGGAGAAGTGA
- a CDS encoding CCA tRNA nucleotidyltransferase — MTSDAELPPEATAQVVADALARLEPVLPLLRDLGERFAADGHELALVGGPVRDAFLGRDSLDLDLTTSARPEQIEPLLERWGSATWDMGRDFGTIGARRGETVVEVTTYRADEYDRTTRKPVVAFGDDLAGDLVRRDFTVNAMALRLPHLELVDPHGGMLDLAAGRLRTPSTPEVSFADDPLRMLRAARFVAQLGLTPAPDVVTAMTAAAPSLEIVSAERVRDELVKLLLAPDPVAGLRLLVDTGLADQVLPELPALRLEIDEHHRHKDVYEHSLTVLQQAIDLESGADGPVPGPDLVLRLAALLHDIGKPATRRFEDGGGVSFHHHDVVGAKLTAKRMRALRFDKDTTKAVARLVELHLRFHGYGDGQWTDSAVRRYVTDAGDLLQRLHRLTRADCTTRNRRKADRLRRAYDDLEERIDRLAEQEELDRVRPELDGNHIGEILGIPPGPELGEAYRFLLELRLDEGVLGPEVAAERLRRWWAGRSSA; from the coding sequence GTGACCAGTGACGCCGAGCTCCCTCCGGAGGCCACCGCCCAGGTGGTCGCCGACGCGCTCGCCCGCCTCGAGCCGGTGCTGCCGCTGCTGCGCGACCTCGGCGAGCGGTTCGCCGCCGACGGTCACGAGCTGGCCCTCGTCGGGGGACCCGTGCGGGACGCCTTCCTCGGCCGGGACAGCCTCGATCTGGACCTGACGACCAGCGCCCGCCCGGAGCAGATCGAGCCGCTGCTGGAGCGCTGGGGCAGCGCCACCTGGGACATGGGCCGCGACTTCGGCACCATCGGCGCCCGGCGCGGCGAGACCGTCGTCGAGGTGACCACCTACCGCGCCGACGAGTACGACCGGACCACCCGCAAGCCGGTGGTCGCCTTCGGCGACGACCTCGCCGGCGACCTCGTCCGGCGCGACTTCACGGTCAACGCGATGGCGCTGCGCCTGCCGCACCTGGAGCTGGTCGACCCGCACGGCGGGATGCTCGACCTGGCCGCGGGCCGGTTGCGCACCCCCTCGACGCCCGAGGTCTCCTTCGCCGACGACCCGCTGCGGATGCTGCGGGCCGCCCGCTTCGTCGCCCAGCTCGGGCTGACCCCGGCGCCCGACGTCGTCACCGCGATGACCGCCGCCGCGCCCAGCCTGGAGATCGTCTCCGCCGAGCGGGTCCGCGACGAGCTGGTCAAGCTGCTGCTCGCGCCGGACCCGGTCGCCGGGCTGCGGCTGCTCGTGGACACCGGGCTGGCCGATCAGGTGCTGCCCGAGCTGCCCGCGCTGCGCCTGGAGATCGACGAGCACCACCGGCACAAGGACGTCTACGAGCACTCCCTCACCGTGCTGCAGCAGGCCATCGACCTCGAGTCGGGCGCCGACGGCCCGGTGCCCGGACCGGACCTCGTGCTGCGCCTGGCGGCCCTGCTGCACGACATCGGCAAGCCGGCCACCCGCCGCTTCGAGGACGGCGGCGGGGTCTCCTTCCACCATCACGACGTCGTCGGGGCCAAGCTCACCGCGAAGCGGATGCGGGCGCTGCGCTTCGACAAGGACACGACGAAGGCGGTGGCCCGGCTGGTCGAGCTGCACCTGCGCTTCCACGGGTACGGCGACGGGCAGTGGACCGACTCGGCGGTGCGCCGCTACGTCACCGACGCCGGCGACCTGCTGCAGCGGCTGCACCGGCTCACCCGGGCCGACTGCACCACCCGGAACCGGCGCAAGGCCGACCGGCTGCGCCGGGCCTACGACGACCTCGAGGAGCGGATCGACCGGCTGGCCGAGCAGGAGGAGCTGGACCGGGTCCGGCCCGAGCTCGACGGCAACCACATCGGCGAGATCCTCGGCATCCCGCCCGGCCCGGAGCTCGGCGAGGCCTACCGCTTCCTGCTCGAGCTGCGCCTGGACGAAGGGGTGCTCGGCCCGGAGGTCGCCGCGGAGCGGCTGCGCCGGTGGTGGGCGGGGCGGTCCAGCGCCTAG
- a CDS encoding serine/threonine-protein kinase codes for MSPTEPPQIPGLAYVQRLGSGGFADVHLYRQELPRMLVAVKVLHSAATDLREQLVAEANTMAELAEHPYIVTVLRADVADDGRPYLVMSYYPRPNLSVRARQRALPVSEALRTGVQLASAVETAHRAGVLHRDIKPANVLVSSYGAPALADFGIAGRAAEVDDHDDVGVSVAWSPPEVLRGSSNGSVAADVYSLSATIAFLLSGRTPFEQVDGDNSGDALVRRTLGDRPRRTDREDVPESLERLLQAGMAKNPARRPGSALALGLDLQRVEQELRLPRTELVVDDDEGWRDRASSPVTTRASAPRTSSRSDASAGSAGGSSSGSSAVPPPAARLAPSEASGGSGAMPADPGPPAPRAPHGPPPPEPPGPGSGSATTGPTDPPARRRSAGVVVAAVAAAALLLGGGVAAAMVLTDDPDDELTTDGGRGQSTDPSSTDPSSTDPSSDSGSGSSSDGSTAGGEVDPCLVGTWEAVSNRQVDYTGAVITGMNPTTTVSDDGTVRVEYDQVETEGADLVLDGVAEYRISTDDGRVRWSVERDDVDITRGGEPDSMSLSSYSADYTCADGRWVEDSGGSNEFRAIRERTS; via the coding sequence ATGTCGCCGACCGAGCCTCCGCAGATCCCGGGGCTGGCCTACGTCCAGCGCCTGGGGTCCGGGGGCTTCGCCGACGTCCATCTCTACCGCCAGGAGCTGCCGCGGATGCTGGTGGCGGTCAAGGTGCTGCACTCGGCGGCCACCGACCTGCGCGAGCAGCTGGTCGCCGAGGCGAACACCATGGCCGAGCTGGCCGAGCACCCCTACATCGTCACGGTGCTGCGCGCCGACGTCGCCGACGACGGCCGCCCCTACCTGGTGATGAGCTACTACCCCCGGCCGAACCTCTCGGTGCGTGCCCGGCAGCGTGCCCTGCCGGTGAGCGAGGCGCTGCGCACCGGGGTGCAGCTGGCCTCGGCGGTGGAGACCGCGCACCGGGCCGGGGTGCTGCACCGCGACATCAAGCCGGCCAACGTGCTCGTCTCCTCCTACGGGGCGCCGGCGCTGGCCGACTTCGGGATCGCCGGCCGGGCGGCCGAGGTGGACGACCACGACGACGTCGGCGTGTCGGTGGCCTGGAGCCCGCCAGAGGTGCTGCGCGGCAGCAGCAACGGGTCGGTCGCCGCGGACGTGTACTCGCTGAGCGCGACCATCGCCTTCCTGCTCAGCGGCCGAACCCCCTTCGAGCAGGTGGACGGGGACAACTCGGGGGACGCGCTCGTCCGGCGCACCCTCGGCGACCGGCCGCGGCGCACCGACCGGGAGGACGTGCCGGAGTCGTTGGAGCGCCTCCTGCAGGCGGGCATGGCCAAGAACCCGGCCCGTCGTCCCGGCAGCGCCCTGGCCCTCGGGCTGGACCTGCAGCGGGTGGAGCAGGAGCTGCGGCTGCCGCGCACCGAGCTCGTGGTCGACGACGACGAAGGGTGGCGGGACCGCGCCTCGTCACCGGTCACCACGCGCGCGTCGGCGCCCCGGACCTCGTCCCGGTCCGATGCCTCGGCCGGGTCTGCGGGCGGGTCCTCGTCCGGCTCGTCGGCCGTTCCTCCGCCCGCGGCCCGTCTCGCCCCGAGCGAGGCCTCCGGCGGGTCGGGTGCCATGCCGGCGGACCCCGGCCCACCGGCGCCGCGGGCGCCGCACGGACCTCCTCCGCCGGAGCCGCCCGGCCCGGGGTCGGGCTCGGCCACGACGGGTCCGACCGATCCGCCCGCGCGACGCCGCTCTGCCGGGGTCGTCGTCGCGGCGGTGGCGGCCGCTGCGCTGCTGCTCGGCGGGGGCGTCGCGGCGGCGATGGTCCTCACCGACGACCCGGACGACGAGCTGACCACCGACGGTGGCCGGGGTCAGAGCACCGACCCGAGCAGCACCGATCCCAGCAGCACGGACCCGAGCTCCGACTCCGGCAGCGGCTCGAGCAGCGACGGCAGCACCGCAGGCGGAGAGGTCGACCCCTGCCTCGTCGGCACCTGGGAGGCGGTGAGCAACCGGCAGGTGGACTACACCGGTGCGGTGATCACCGGTATGAACCCGACGACGACGGTGTCCGACGACGGCACGGTCCGGGTCGAGTACGACCAGGTGGAGACCGAGGGAGCGGACCTGGTCCTCGACGGGGTCGCCGAGTACCGGATCAGCACCGACGACGGGCGGGTCCGCTGGAGCGTCGAACGGGACGACGTAGACATCACCCGGGGCGGCGAACCGGACTCGATGTCGCTGAGCAGCTACTCCGCGGACTACACCTGTGCCGACGGACGGTGGGTGGAGGACTCCGGGGGCAGCAACGAGTTCCGGGCGATCCGCGAGCGCACGTCCTGA
- a CDS encoding NUDIX hydrolase gives MTSPAPASRSPRRLPAVEERSAGGVVVDVHEGEARIAVIARRNRAGRLEWCLPKGHIEGEETLVETAAREVAEETGIEARVLIELGTIDYWFATPDRRIHKFVHHYLLEAIGGYLTIDNDPDHEAVDVAWLSLREAHRHLTFPNERRIAREAWQRLAGEG, from the coding sequence ATGACCTCGCCCGCCCCCGCCTCCAGGTCGCCGCGGCGCCTGCCCGCGGTGGAGGAGCGCAGCGCCGGCGGCGTCGTCGTCGACGTGCACGAGGGCGAGGCCCGGATCGCCGTCATCGCCCGGCGCAACCGGGCCGGACGGCTGGAGTGGTGCCTGCCCAAGGGGCACATCGAGGGCGAGGAGACCCTCGTGGAGACGGCCGCCCGCGAGGTCGCCGAGGAGACCGGGATCGAGGCCCGGGTGCTCATCGAGCTGGGCACCATCGACTACTGGTTCGCCACCCCGGACCGGCGGATCCACAAGTTCGTGCACCACTACCTGCTCGAGGCGATCGGCGGCTACCTGACCATCGACAACGACCCGGACCACGAGGCGGTCGACGTGGCCTGGCTCTCGCTGCGCGAGGCGCACCGCCACCTCACCTTCCCCAACGAACGACGGATCGCGAGGGAGGCGTGGCAGCGGCTCGCCGGCGAGGGCTGA
- a CDS encoding DUF6049 family protein: protein MAAARRRGLIRGAGALLALLLTTLLLPPAALARPGGAGDVADLRVVLTDITPVVTSDDGTARITAEVSNTGTTTVDDASISVVTGPSGVSATDWSESDDPVQGSALDTAEPAALGPGEQTTVRLEVDAADLLPGRSWGAAPVSVQVDQAPRAVRTFLGVHRAKEYEPLRMLWGVPVTLPHDRRVVGAPGADREAGWENAVGEGSRVAELTDESPEDGEVWFLDPTVLGSVPEGPAQPDSFAGEREIRDARAEVVRENLDPDATVVLPDADADIAAAAASEESAALVDPQVTSGQELADELGATGDLAWPADGIVSQDRVAAYTDMYGRQPTVVVPSTSLPQDGSRSSPRRSGSGAPLLVADATLSDTVGGLTGTQDAVLARQRVVAETAEILAQMPGTGRSVLVLPGRDSEPDPQAYAQVRDGATDIPWLESATLEEVRAETADAPVVDLPDTVAEAADLLADADPPADPILNDSRATRLTRDREALRTYASVRSDGAVWAEVMGSAFGQLASARWRGHLWSWGQAEGELREEATLTTNDLTVSSGDVNFFADSGRLQITVENHTDVELRNLQVTLEPGRPALRIEQQPEPVTVGPGSRQTVTVEASALAAGNVPIEIQVASPDGEVLTAPAQLDARVRPTGDWIYWVLGGAATLLVVAGVWRTVRRRGDRPVATSGPEGQHG from the coding sequence GTGGCAGCGGCTCGCCGGCGAGGGCTGATCCGCGGGGCGGGCGCCCTGCTCGCCCTGTTGCTGACCACCCTGCTGCTGCCCCCGGCCGCGCTCGCCCGACCCGGCGGGGCCGGCGACGTGGCCGACCTGCGCGTGGTGCTCACCGACATCACCCCGGTCGTCACCAGCGACGACGGCACCGCCCGGATCACCGCCGAGGTCAGCAACACCGGCACCACCACGGTCGACGATGCGAGCATCAGCGTCGTCACCGGGCCGAGCGGGGTCTCGGCCACCGACTGGAGCGAGTCCGACGACCCGGTGCAGGGCAGCGCCCTGGACACCGCCGAGCCCGCCGCCCTGGGCCCGGGCGAGCAGACCACGGTACGCCTCGAGGTCGACGCCGCCGACCTGCTGCCCGGTCGCTCCTGGGGAGCGGCGCCGGTGAGCGTGCAGGTGGACCAGGCGCCCCGTGCGGTGCGCACCTTCCTCGGCGTCCACCGGGCCAAGGAGTACGAGCCGCTGCGCATGCTGTGGGGGGTCCCGGTGACCCTGCCGCACGACCGGCGGGTGGTCGGCGCCCCCGGAGCGGACCGCGAGGCAGGCTGGGAGAACGCGGTCGGCGAGGGCTCCCGGGTGGCCGAGCTGACCGATGAGAGCCCCGAGGACGGCGAGGTGTGGTTCCTCGACCCGACCGTGCTCGGCAGCGTGCCCGAGGGTCCGGCGCAGCCGGACTCCTTCGCCGGGGAGCGGGAGATCCGCGACGCCCGGGCTGAGGTCGTCCGGGAGAACCTGGACCCGGACGCGACCGTCGTGCTGCCGGACGCGGACGCCGACATCGCCGCGGCGGCCGCCTCCGAGGAGTCGGCCGCGCTGGTCGACCCGCAGGTGACCTCCGGGCAGGAGCTCGCCGACGAGCTCGGCGCCACCGGCGACCTGGCCTGGCCGGCGGACGGGATCGTCTCCCAGGACCGGGTCGCCGCCTACACGGACATGTACGGCCGGCAGCCGACCGTGGTGGTCCCCAGCACCTCCCTCCCTCAGGACGGCAGCCGCTCCAGCCCACGTCGCTCGGGGTCCGGGGCGCCGCTGCTCGTCGCCGACGCCACCCTCTCGGACACCGTGGGTGGGCTGACCGGCACGCAGGACGCGGTGCTGGCCCGCCAGCGGGTCGTCGCCGAGACCGCGGAGATCCTCGCCCAGATGCCCGGCACCGGACGCAGCGTGCTGGTGCTGCCGGGCCGGGACAGCGAGCCCGACCCGCAGGCCTACGCGCAGGTGCGCGACGGCGCCACCGACATCCCCTGGCTGGAGAGCGCCACCCTCGAGGAGGTGCGCGCCGAGACCGCGGACGCGCCGGTGGTCGACCTGCCCGACACCGTCGCGGAGGCCGCCGACCTGCTGGCCGACGCCGACCCGCCGGCCGACCCCATCCTCAACGACTCCCGGGCCACCCGGCTCACCCGCGACCGGGAGGCGCTGCGCACCTACGCCTCGGTGCGCTCCGACGGCGCGGTGTGGGCCGAGGTGATGGGCTCCGCCTTCGGCCAGCTCGCCTCCGCCCGGTGGCGCGGCCACCTCTGGTCGTGGGGCCAGGCCGAAGGGGAGCTGCGGGAGGAGGCGACGCTGACCACGAACGACCTCACCGTCTCCTCCGGCGACGTGAACTTCTTCGCCGACTCCGGACGGCTGCAGATCACCGTGGAGAACCACACCGACGTCGAGCTGCGCAACCTCCAGGTCACCCTCGAGCCGGGGCGCCCGGCGCTGCGGATCGAGCAGCAGCCCGAGCCGGTGACCGTCGGCCCCGGCTCCCGGCAGACCGTCACCGTCGAGGCGAGCGCCCTGGCCGCCGGCAACGTGCCGATCGAGATCCAGGTGGCCTCGCCCGACGGCGAGGTGCTCACCGCACCGGCCCAGCTCGACGCGCGGGTGCGGCCCACCGGTGACTGGATCTACTGGGTGCTCGGCGGCGCGGCCACGCTGCTCGTCGTCGCCGGGGTGTGGCGTACCGTGCGCAGGCGCGGCGACCGACCGGTGGCCACCAGCGGCCCGGAGGGACAGCACGGATGA